The following DNA comes from Serinus canaria isolate serCan28SL12 chromosome 1A, serCan2020, whole genome shotgun sequence.
GGACATACAACTCTGATCTGCATTTGGGTCAGACAGACCTGAGAGATAAGAAATTCACCTGCTGCAAGATCTCACCCTTCTTTCCCTCTTCAACCAGTATTTGCAATTCACCAGACTCCTCTGCTCACAAGTGTCCTAATTTTTCCCCTCAGCATTACTTCAGCCAAGAGGACTGCGTGTTCAACCACAGGACACTGGAAAATGGGTACGATGTGTACCAATCCCCCAAACACCACTTCTTGGTGAGCTTAGGCAGAGTTAAACAAGCCTTCTCCCCGGGTATGAATCCACCACCATACTCCCAGTTCTTGTCCAGGAAGAATGAGATCCCTCTGTTTCGATTCAACACCCCTGAGCCCCACAGACACACCAGGAGCGCCAATGTTGATCCTGTAGATCCTCACCAGATCTTGGTCCCGCAGAGGAAGACCCCGGTGTttggctctctgcagcagcagccagcagactTTCCCCACATGCCCAGGGAGCCTGTGAGGATCAACCAGAATGATGTGGTGAACCCTGATGATCCCCATGCTATGATGGAGGCCAGGAGGTACCCAAGCCCCCGCTTCTACATCACGAGATAACCGCGGCCCTCGCGCTCACGAGGGGAAGACAGGGGCAAAAGGAACCATCTGTCACACCCAGCCTGAATGCCAAAGTGGCTCCTAGAAACCTGGGAGACATTGGGAAAAATTCCTTAGCTTCAAATATTGCTTTGTCAGTAAACTGCTGTCTGTAAGTACAAGTCAGATTTTTCCAGCTTGGGTTCTACTGGAAAGGAGATCCACTTTTGAAAAACAATAACACAAACCAAACCTTTTGGGGTCTGAACCACCTGAAGTTTGCATCAatgatgaaaacaaacaaaaaagggaatCCCTTGTATGAAATGAGAAACTGATGTTACGTTACTGATTTAGAGACCTGGAGCATCCAAGATTCCAGCAGAGACAGGGAATCTCTTGCTAACACCATCCGGTCCAAGCACAGCAGACAAACTGCCAGGTGGTGTggtattttattatataaaaattaacatGTCATGTATCCAATATCTGAAGGGGCTACAAGGAAGCTGAAGAAGGGCTCTTCATCAGAAACTGCAGACAGGACaaagggaatggcttcacactgacacgagtaggtttagattggatatcaggaaaaaattgttccctgtgagggtggtgaggccctagcacagattgtccagagcagctgtgcctgcctcatccctggaagtgtccaagaccgggttggatggggctctgagcaacctgggatagtggcaggtgtccctgcccatggcagaggagtgGAGTGGATGagccttaaggtcccttccaacctgtgATTCTTTGTTTTTAGCTTTTAAGTTGGAGCTTCATTCTCTCTTCACCCATAGGAGTCAAAAAAAAGGCACTCTGCTGTTATAGGAGCAGCGAACATGGAAAACTGGAGGAACTGACAGGACAACAGGACGGGATTAAAGGGTCCTAAAGAGCAATTTCTGACACTGCATCTAAGCTGAGGTtttgaaaaaaagcagagagtCTCACTCTCTCTCAAGTGGTTTTCTATCACATTTCTACATTTACTAAAATCTAGAATCCCAATATAGAAATAAAGATCATCAGTTTTGCGTATTTTTAACTCAGAGAGAAGTACCAGGATTAATAATAATCAGTAGTTTGTTAAACAGAACAGTTTGTTTTGCATAATACTGAACTctacaggggaaaaataaaaaaacttatGTTTTATAAGAATCAAAGGATTAATATTTAGACTATAATGAAGACTCTCATCTAATGagtgaaaatgagatttctatttagaaaataaatgtccAGTTAGCATCCATGTTTGTATTCAGTTCTGAGCAGGCATCAGATGCTTTATACTTGTAGGAGTGAAATTACTATTAACCAGGACATCTCTAAGGGTGACAAAACCTTTTCCTTGGTTTGGTTTATGCTTTGGGTAAGTTCACTTTGAAAAAGCTATTCTTGATGAACTCTGCAGAAATCAGGGGCAAGGCACTGATGAGCAGCACAAAATTCAGTGTGGCAGAGATTTGAGGGTTTTATTTTGCAGGGATTTTTTGCATGTCAAAACACAGATTCTTCTGCTCTGtttatttagaatatttatCAGCCTGACAACAATTTGAAGTGATACATAGCTCCTCAGTGTGCTCATAGCAACATACAAAAAAATTAGGCTGgatgctgctctttttttctttctcatgaaGTAGTTCACTGAAGCCACTGGAGTTTAATCAGTgcaacaaaatcaaaataagaaCCCCCTGTGCTTCttgctttcatttaattttttctggaTTTAGCATAGCAGCAGGACTGctgacagcttttaaaataatctctcccccccccccatatttatatatatacacaatatCTCTTTATCTACCACATCCAGCTCATTATGTTGGAAAAGTTGTAGGTCCCTGATTCTGCTCTTAGAATAGTTTTCCTAGATGGAGAGATTTCTAATTAGTATAAATACTTAGGAGCACAGGACAAGCCAAATGATCAGGATTAGTCCAAGAGTTTCATctcctggaattttttttttctaaagttattgtggtttttaattaatttctgaaggaaaagagtGATTCTAAGGAATTAAGGGAATTGCAGGCAGACAGTTGTGCTTTTTCTTGCTTATTCAAAATACAGCAAGACTTTTTACCTTGCTGTCTATACAGTGGAGAGGtgtgattttatttatgttCTGTTTTAATCTTTTTACTTGATTCCTATACCATTATTCTTGGCTTTTGCTCCTTGAGAGCTCTGGACTTCAAGTATACAAGCAAAGTTTGAATTTTGCATTAATTGTTGGAAGATCCTCTCAAGGACTGAGGCAACTGCCCTACAACAACTGGAACCATTAAAAGCTCTGTCCATATTAAATTTTGATGGGAAATATTGGTGGGGTTAAATCTATAGACCATCTCTAAATTACTATACTAGAACAGAGTAAGAAGGTTTGCTCAGTCTATCAGTAGCCAGGGGGTAAGTAAGCTAAGACTGAATACACCATGGATTTCCATCAAAAAACTATAAATGCAACTATAGGCAACTGTATCAAaactttaaagaattttttcttcaatgGAGATGCTGGCAATCACCAGCTAGTAAGAAAGCATTACTTATTTATGTcacagtatttatttatttatttgagtGGGTCTTAAATCCTGCAGAATATTTATAagtatttataataatatattataaagaCTATTTCCCTTTAAAAGAGTACCAATAAACTTTTCCATTATCTCCAAATGGTGAATACTGCATTGTCTGTTCAAGCTCCCCCTTCCAGACGTACTTGAGTGAACAAATAAATGGTagcagcagtgtctgaaaaTTTTTGTGTGCCGCTGTCCCCTGTGACTTCCAGCCTCGCAGATTTCAGCTTCCTAAGCGTTTCATGCACTCCAAGTATAAAAGTTCTGTGAAAGATGATGAGAAAAATAGTGTCTTAGTAGGTCTAGACTGACCATGAAGGGATTTTAACCTCTATTGGGAAATGTCTTGTACAAGCAATGGGAAAACACAGGTCTGTCAGTTCAGTCCTGCTGGGAATTATTTGTGATCCTGGCTCAAAGATCTTGGAATAAAAGATACTTGGTAAATTAAAagcctctgcagggagggctccctccctctgcagggcccaggatctgctccaggggcccagcaatggcaccagaggaacgggcagggactgagcccaggAGGTTCcacctgggcaggaggcagaacttctgtcctgtgcagtgactgagccctgaacagattgtccagagagggtgtggagtcttCTTCACTGAGAACATTCCaaaaccatctggacacaatttggtgccctgtgctctgggatggctctgctagagcagggaggcagcaccACATGAGCCACTGTCAGGGTCCAGCCTGACCTATTCTGTGAAGACTCAAGCAGTTGTAAGATTGGAAGTTCAtcatttcctcctctgcatGCTATTCTGCCCCACATAGTTATTGATGATGCCTTCTCACTAATATTTCAcattcctgtatttttattcaaagtcattacaaaaaaaattgctccCTAAGTGCCCTAAATAGCAGCTTTACTCCATCTCAGCACTTGATCTTGGACATTACTACTTCTATGCCTACTAATTCCTTGCATACCTTCTTCACcctgttttttctcctgaaCAACATTTATCTTTACCAGCTGAGCTGATGGTTTCCATTGTGGTATTAAGCCTTCAATTAAGATTCACCTTgatcatatttaatttttcccttgCCTATACTTTAGTTACTTCATCAGAGAACTACCCATTTAGTTGAGTGCGAACTACTAACAGTAAAACCTCATTTAATTAGATTCCAGGTTTCATTTACCTCTCTTGTCTGTAATTACTTTCTCCTTCAGAATTTGTTGCATTAACCAtgatttaaatttctttagAGAAGTAGAATTAAATAGTATGATTCTTGGGACTGTCCCAAGTAGGGCCAGCAGCCAGACTCAGTGATTCTTGTGGGTGCCTTCCAATTCAGTATATTTCACAATTCTAAAACTAATTTTGTGATTCCTGCCCTCTGAAATCAAACCTCCTTTTTTCACCTCAGCTTTTAAATTCATTAAATTCACTTTTCAATGGCCAGCTGTTGCAAAACACATTCGGGACTTATTACAGTCAAGTGTGCTGCACCACCCTGCTCCCATTCAGCTCTGGCTGGATGACCCAGCTGGGCATCAAAAGGAAAGAgttctgcctggagccttccttTGGTGGCCAGTACCAGCCTGCTCAACCCAACCATTCCTGGGTTTTATTCCAGTATTCTCCCAtgcctcctgctctgtggtCTCGGAGGcctcctgccaggctctggcactCAGGTAAGTAATGCACTGCCACATGGGGTCCCTGCACCCCAGGAAACCCAGAGCTGTTTGCAGtaacagcagagctgtctgtcACATGAGACCCTCCTGAATGGCACTGGAgtcaccacacacacacagataccCCACAGTGGCTCTGCCATATCCATGGATACCAGAGAAGCAGCTCACAAACCACTGTGCAGTTCATTTGTGCCATGCAGCTGCCATTTGCGCAGGATTACCAAGATCTAAAAACCTCCAGCTCATGGCCAAAGCCCTCAAAAGCAGGACACATCTGGGGGAAATCTGACATATTTTAAGTCCAGGAATGTGGGTTGTGGACCTGATGCAGCCAAAAGCTTGGATATATAGAATGCATCTATTTAAATTatgttctaattttttttaaaaaaaggaaaaaacctcctcCTTTTACAAAGGCAGGGCTATGTCTGCACAAGTCTTCAACAGAGAACTGTGGGAATAGAGAACGTATCTTTGCTTTAGAGGAAGGAAACTGTGGTACTACCAGAGCTGTCTGCCTGAtagctgctggaggagaggcagaCCTGTGAGGAGATGGAGCCAGCAACCATTTCAACTACTAAGTAGTCCCTTAAATATTTGTAGTCTGTTACTATTCCTAACAGACCCATCTTTTGCTGCAACTCTCCTTTCCCATGAACCCAATAAACTGTACAGGTTTACTGTACACATGCACAAGAGTCACTTGACCAAAAAAAAGATTTAGTCTCAGTGTTGATGTAAAAACTTAAAAAGAGGAGTACTATACACAGACctaaagaaaacagcttttagaATCAGCTTCAGAAGCTTCCAAAATTAGTGACTTTTTAATGCAGAGAGAACCTGACATGTGACATGACAAAGGAGAAATAACAAATGCAACTATTTTAGGGCAGGCTATAAGCCCACCTAGGCTGGCATCCTCTCTCCAGCAATGTCAACAGCAGATACTGAGGGAAAAAGCACATCTGGGCAACTGTAGGACACTCTTGACTGCTTGTACTCTCTTGGCCACTGGTAGATGTGTTTGCAGCATTTTAGTGTGTTTTACAAAGTCTGAATTGGGAGATTCTGatgaattttcactgaaaaatgtgACGTCATTAAGATAGGAGCTGTTCAGAAAACCTGAGTGGTTTTACCCTTTGGTATTTTTCCTTGTCAGGCACCACAGTACCATCTACTTGCCCCGTGTGAGACTTACAAGAGGAAACAATTTGGTAACAGTAAGTTAAAGAAAACAATCACACAGGTTCCTTAGGCtggatttaaattttaatgacctataaatacaaaaaaatgtgGGTAAAGCTTATTATAGAGGAAGAGTCAAAAATCCCTCTGGGAATAGTGTGACCCAAGCAGCGGCAAAGCACTTAACAAAGTAGATGATCTCCTAAGTTATGGCATCATCAACAAGAACAGTATATTAATTACCTGCTTGAGAGCAAGCAAGAAAGATAAAGAAACCTTTGAAAGTGAGAAGCACCCCAATCACTAgtgtgttttgaaatatttgatgAAATGACAGACTTAGGGAGAAAAATGTGTCACGTCTCCACTCATCCTCTCGAATTTTCAACTCCATTAAGAATTGATGAATGGTTCCAAGAAGAATTGATGGAATGGCTGGCAAAATTCAGGACATGGCAGTTCCAGAGGAGTTTCAGCAGTTTAAAGCACTGGCAGGAGAATTCCTTGCTATGTAAGTGGCATGCCTGAAATAAACTGGCACTACCAGGGACAAGCAAATTCAGAATTAACTCTTGCCCCATTCTCCTACCATTAACTCTGTTAGAAGTCATAATTAAAGCTTTTCTATCTTCATTGGCTGTGACCATCAATTTAGTACTGAGAAGCCTTCCAGGAAGATGCATTTCACAAAGAGCTTGAGGACTCCATGCAAAAGTCATATTCCCATTTTAGCTTCCTGTGAGGACTTATTTTCTTCAGTATATTgagaaggaattattttattactgaaaaaGAGCCATGGAAACTTTTAAACAACATCAGCCTTAAGAGtctttttcacagtaaaaagccaggaaagaaaaaaagttatgtAATCTGAGCAAAGCTTCACAGGGCAATATTAAGAAAGATTTTTACCTCAAAAGAAATACAGATGAAATGGGAGTTCTATTCAAGagcctttaatttttttttaacaggccaaaaatatgcaaatgaagaaaaaatacatgaatCTTATAAATAACATAAACCAGATAAGCTCACACTGTAACACCACAAACACCCCAGTGGGGAAAGAATGCAGTATTAACACCAACAGTCACCAAACAATCAAACTTGCCTCATTCTAGGCAAAAATATTCATAGAATCAAGTGCATGACTGCAGCTGACAGAAGGATTCCAGTCAAGTACAACTCACCCCAGAGAGAAAGTCCCTTTTCCAGAAAAGAGACGATTACTATGTGCACACAAGGTTCCTCATCCTGCtcacagctaaaaataaatactctgTGTTTGTGTACAG
Coding sequences within:
- the FGF23 gene encoding fibroblast growth factor 23; protein product: MEQRAIPQGIPCSSLLLLLCSLKASLALPNSSPLLSPSWGNGDHLTHLYTDTERSSFHLQINADGYIDGAPHQTIYSALMIRSEGAGSVIITGVKSGRYLCMDMKGNIFGSHYFSQEDCVFNHRTLENGYDVYQSPKHHFLVSLGRVKQAFSPGMNPPPYSQFLSRKNEIPLFRFNTPEPHRHTRSANVDPVDPHQILVPQRKTPVFGSLQQQPADFPHMPREPVRINQNDVVNPDDPHAMMEARRYPSPRFYITR